CGAGTTGACGTACCTGTAATCGTCGATGAGTCTAAATGCTTGGAAAAGTGTGTGGCTTGTATTGAAGTTTGCCCCCTTGATGTATTGGCAAAAAACCCTGAGACGGGTAAAGCCTACATGAAATACGATGAGTGCTGGTTTTGTCTTCCTTGCGAAAAGGAATGTCCAACCAATGCGATCACCGTCCAAATTCCATTCTTATTACGCTAAGGGAGGCACGCATCATGGATAGTGAAATGGATCAATGGTTAGAAATGTTGCGATCGCCGAATGTGGATGATCGCCTCGTAGCAGTTAAAAGCTTGCAACATATCGGTGATGAAGAAATCTTCGCGCCGTTACTAGAAGCCATCAAGGATGAAAGCCCCCTAG
This sequence is a window from Pseudanabaena sp. ABRG5-3. Protein-coding genes within it:
- a CDS encoding ferredoxin family protein: MALTTQRVDVPVIVDESKCLEKCVACIEVCPLDVLAKNPETGKAYMKYDECWFCLPCEKECPTNAITVQIPFLLR